From one Candidatus Chromulinivorax destructor genomic stretch:
- a CDS encoding AAA family ATPase → MIPKKIQIKNFLSYGSEPQTIDFLNYNLICLSGKNGHGKSALLDAITWAVWGQARKTTGTSKADEGLVHLGQKHMLVIFDFEINGQNYRIRREFIKTQSNPFSALDFGIVKEDESFTTLTDKTIKATQAKLEKTIGISYESFINSAFLRQGQANEFSKKSAKERKEILATILQLERFEDLKKIAVEKGKALQLNVIQKQSLQDRITNEISELESALQEITNSLEKLSSVEQQEKDYLQIIIDDETKKDQLQEEHKKYEFIQLQINQYSQQRNEIESQIVQCKKTYDFIASQQIDIKNIKAIENQQKQLREAISLHQEKLNKRLELKDQYLNLQEEKQKVETELSQEKLEFIQKHEVSNKVLIDQIQQTQQLLQLHEKKHAELTTEIAHEQIKIHAHEKTITEQHGIIEKLTTHEKAFEEHKNKFQALKAQGIVVDQQISDLHIKNKFSLEHQDPSCPVCEQNLSASRKKFLEQKFIKEQIDAKELLETIKLQAIQLQKQLVEEHAQLAIYKKENEDLTKLILQTDAMKSQITKNIAQLNSQQEQIVHTRKLIENLQQKLVADQIVQKKAETICLNPDKERLYETLIKKIDVLKQTAQKLAYDKEAHEKDYKLLQETDLQLASYQKLQDQLAEQEQRLNQIQALQEQSTKITSLIDLCSKDFQALHKIPEQLTQHIQIMLAHKQSLQALTNEKAALLQKKTIADLQTTKLLSLQKEHGDLDTQIKLLHAEVIDFAEIVKALGKDGLQALLIEEALPEIEQEANILLAQLTDNQTQIYIESLRDLKKGGSKETLDIKISDAIGLRPYEMFSGGEAFRIDFALRIAISKLLARRAGTSLQTLIIDEGFGSQDDEGLQLIMDSILKIQSNFAMVIIVSHLPSMKEQFPVQFIVEKKASGSVVTIIEQG, encoded by the coding sequence ATGATTCCAAAAAAGATTCAAATCAAAAATTTTTTAAGTTATGGATCTGAACCTCAGACCATAGATTTTCTTAACTACAATCTTATTTGTTTATCAGGCAAAAACGGGCATGGCAAATCTGCATTGCTTGATGCAATTACCTGGGCTGTTTGGGGTCAAGCACGTAAAACAACCGGAACCAGTAAAGCTGATGAAGGTTTAGTGCATCTTGGCCAAAAACATATGCTTGTTATTTTTGACTTTGAAATCAATGGTCAAAATTATCGTATTCGCCGAGAATTTATAAAAACACAATCAAATCCATTTTCTGCACTTGATTTTGGCATAGTAAAAGAAGATGAATCATTTACTACGTTAACTGACAAAACAATTAAAGCAACTCAAGCAAAACTTGAAAAGACTATTGGCATATCGTATGAATCGTTTATCAACTCAGCTTTTTTACGTCAGGGACAAGCGAATGAATTTTCAAAAAAATCAGCTAAAGAGCGTAAAGAAATTTTAGCAACTATTTTACAACTTGAGCGCTTTGAAGATTTAAAAAAAATTGCAGTAGAAAAAGGAAAAGCTCTTCAGCTCAACGTCATTCAAAAACAAAGTTTACAAGATCGTATTACCAATGAAATCAGTGAACTTGAATCTGCATTACAAGAGATTACAAATTCTTTAGAAAAACTTTCATCAGTTGAACAACAAGAAAAAGATTACCTACAAATCATCATTGATGATGAAACTAAAAAAGATCAATTACAAGAAGAACATAAAAAGTATGAGTTTATACAACTTCAAATAAATCAATATTCTCAGCAACGCAATGAAATAGAATCACAAATCGTACAATGTAAAAAAACATACGATTTTATTGCAAGCCAACAAATTGACATAAAAAATATCAAAGCTATTGAAAATCAACAGAAACAACTTCGAGAAGCTATTTCACTGCATCAAGAAAAACTTAACAAACGACTTGAGCTTAAAGACCAATATCTCAATTTACAAGAGGAAAAACAGAAGGTCGAAACTGAATTATCACAAGAAAAATTAGAGTTCATACAAAAACATGAAGTGAGCAATAAAGTCCTTATTGACCAAATTCAACAAACTCAACAACTCTTACAACTTCATGAAAAAAAACATGCAGAGCTTACAACTGAAATAGCCCATGAACAAATAAAAATACATGCTCATGAAAAAACTATAACAGAGCAGCACGGTATTATTGAAAAATTAACAACTCATGAAAAAGCATTTGAAGAACATAAAAATAAGTTTCAAGCCCTGAAAGCCCAAGGTATTGTAGTCGATCAACAAATTTCTGACTTGCATATAAAAAATAAGTTTTCATTGGAACATCAAGATCCAAGTTGCCCGGTCTGTGAACAAAATTTATCAGCATCTCGCAAAAAATTTTTAGAGCAAAAATTTATAAAAGAACAAATTGATGCCAAAGAACTGCTTGAAACTATTAAATTACAAGCCATTCAACTCCAAAAACAACTTGTAGAGGAACACGCACAGCTTGCAATTTATAAAAAAGAAAATGAAGATCTTACCAAATTGATCTTACAAACTGATGCAATGAAGAGCCAAATTACAAAAAACATTGCCCAATTAAACTCACAGCAAGAACAGATTGTACATACGCGTAAACTCATTGAAAATTTACAACAAAAGCTTGTTGCTGATCAAATTGTTCAAAAAAAAGCAGAAACAATCTGCTTAAATCCTGACAAAGAACGTTTATATGAAACTTTAATAAAAAAAATTGATGTTTTAAAACAAACTGCTCAAAAGTTAGCATATGACAAAGAAGCTCATGAAAAAGATTATAAGTTACTCCAAGAAACAGATCTACAACTTGCAAGTTACCAAAAACTTCAAGACCAGTTAGCTGAACAAGAGCAACGCCTGAATCAAATTCAGGCTCTGCAAGAACAGTCTACAAAAATTACAAGCTTAATAGATTTGTGCTCGAAAGATTTTCAAGCTCTCCACAAAATTCCAGAGCAATTGACACAGCATATACAAATTATGCTTGCACACAAACAATCACTTCAAGCTCTTACAAATGAAAAAGCAGCTCTCTTACAGAAAAAAACTATAGCAGATCTTCAAACAACAAAACTGCTTTCGCTACAAAAAGAACATGGTGATCTTGATACCCAAATTAAACTCCTGCATGCAGAGGTTATCGATTTTGCTGAAATTGTAAAAGCTTTAGGAAAAGATGGATTACAAGCTCTTTTAATAGAAGAAGCTTTACCTGAAATTGAACAAGAAGCAAATATACTACTTGCGCAATTAACTGATAATCAAACTCAAATTTATATCGAATCATTACGAGATCTTAAAAAAGGCGGAAGCAAAGAAACACTTGATATTAAAATATCAGATGCTATCGGACTACGGCCATACGAAATGTTTTCTGGTGGTGAAGCTTTTCGTATCGACTTTGCATTGCGTATAGCAATTTCTAAGCTACTTGCACGCAGAGCTGGTACAAGCCTTCAAACGTTAATCATCGATGAAGGATTTGGGTCACAAGATGATGAAGGCTTACAATTAATCATGGATAGCATTTTAAAAATTCAAAGTAATTTTGCCATGGTTATTATTGTCTCTCACCTGCCAAGCATGAAAGAACAATTCCCCGTTCAATTTATTGTTGAGAAAAAAGCATCAGGTTCTGTCGTAACCATTATAGAACAAGGGTAA
- a CDS encoding thioredoxin family protein — translation MKLFKIVVLLAAVICLVSLYADQKDEIKKEDVIMNEKKESGLQIVASKIQLFMYEGCSYCVNVRLFLEKYNLLEKVEFIDAAIPANKELLKTISGRTQAPYLVDKDANVSMPESEDIMKYLAKKFNVAGYQETRKPLSNFDNGEKQHDADTFLSDVCKASKPVVILVSTTWCPPCKVFKPIFIEIAKEFADQFEFILVDGDANRKIVDQLGVRAYPTVVFYKHGKRIELQYSRSKIGFIQAIQKLL, via the coding sequence ATGAAATTATTTAAAATTGTTGTATTACTTGCGGCAGTGATCTGCTTAGTAAGTTTATATGCTGATCAAAAAGATGAAATTAAAAAAGAAGATGTTATTATGAATGAAAAAAAAGAATCAGGTTTGCAAATTGTGGCGTCAAAAATTCAATTATTTATGTATGAAGGTTGTTCATACTGTGTTAACGTTCGACTGTTTTTAGAAAAATATAATCTTTTAGAAAAAGTAGAATTTATAGATGCAGCTATTCCTGCCAATAAAGAACTCCTTAAAACTATCAGTGGTAGAACACAAGCTCCTTATTTAGTTGATAAAGATGCAAACGTAAGCATGCCAGAAAGTGAAGATATTATGAAGTATCTTGCGAAAAAATTTAACGTTGCTGGTTATCAAGAAACAAGAAAGCCTTTGTCTAATTTTGATAATGGCGAAAAACAACATGACGCTGATACCTTTTTATCAGATGTTTGCAAAGCGTCTAAGCCTGTTGTGATTTTAGTTTCTACGACTTGGTGCCCACCGTGTAAAGTTTTTAAGCCGATATTTATAGAAATTGCAAAAGAGTTTGCAGATCAGTTTGAATTTATTTTAGTTGATGGTGATGCTAATAGAAAAATTGTTGATCAATTAGGTGTTCGTGCGTATCCAACTGTGGTTTTTTATAAACATGGAAAACGTATTGAATTACAATACTCTCGAAGTAAAATTGGCTTTATCCAAGCAATTCAAAAATTACTGTAA
- a CDS encoding NifU family protein translates to MGLVDNNQLLVQVRQELEQMQPYVQSHGGEIELVCVKDYNVVIRLKGACDTCPLSFYTVTFGLEQRLQKTINPAIRIIVED, encoded by the coding sequence ATGGGTTTAGTAGACAATAATCAGTTGCTTGTTCAAGTTCGACAAGAGCTTGAACAAATGCAGCCGTATGTTCAATCACACGGCGGCGAAATCGAACTTGTTTGCGTGAAAGATTATAACGTAGTAATACGTTTAAAAGGGGCATGTGATACATGTCCTCTTTCTTTTTATACCGTTACATTTGGATTAGAGCAGCGATTACAAAAAACAATTAATCCGGCGATAAGAATTATCGTTGAAGATTAA
- the rplQ gene encoding 50S ribosomal protein L17, giving the protein MRHLSGKKKLNMKGSYRKAFLRNQVIHFINFGHITSTTATIKEVRRLAEKLVTIAREGNEFNPRRRALAMLPYSQDALLKLFKEIAPQYVDRPGGYTRIMPLGKRQSDTASMSRLQWV; this is encoded by the coding sequence ATGAGACATTTAAGTGGTAAAAAAAAGCTGAATATGAAAGGTTCATATCGTAAAGCTTTTTTAAGAAACCAAGTTATTCATTTTATCAATTTTGGTCATATTACTTCAACGACAGCAACGATAAAAGAAGTTCGTCGCTTAGCAGAGAAGTTAGTAACAATCGCTCGTGAAGGCAACGAATTCAATCCACGTCGTCGCGCATTAGCAATGTTGCCTTATAGCCAAGACGCTTTATTAAAATTATTTAAAGAAATAGCACCGCAATACGTTGATCGTCCAGGTGGTTACACAAGAATTATGCCTTTAGGCAAACGTCAAAGTGATACTGCATCGATGTCTCGTTTGCAATGGGTTTAG
- a CDS encoding DNA-directed RNA polymerase subunit alpha, which produces MSREYKPLTLPKLGWDRQTMSASFGKLVAEPLEPGFGVTLGNAMRRVLLGAIEGTAVTSIVIKGVNNEFSSIPGVVEDIMQIVLNIKQIVIKNRTNTAGKMRLSVSSPKTVTVADITCDEHLEIVNKDHVLAHTSQGGVLEIEFTVESGRGYQVAQWPIGQSLQEDGRIYLDAMFSPVRNVTCNVDKTRVGKDIDFDKMTLEVTTNGAITPVEALNYAVSVLRTQLENFLVGSEIPFNEISGQESTVNTVEVAEIEDFGLKGVSLELLMKPIDELEFSARAHNCLINADIRRVIDLVNFTEDEGLKIKNFGRKSLDEVKEILRSLGLRLGMDIKEEVVVKALQKQSK; this is translated from the coding sequence ATGAGTAGAGAATATAAACCATTGACATTACCTAAATTAGGCTGGGATAGACAAACAATGTCAGCTAGTTTTGGTAAATTAGTAGCAGAGCCGCTAGAGCCTGGTTTTGGAGTAACACTTGGTAACGCGATGCGTCGTGTTTTACTTGGTGCTATTGAAGGAACAGCTGTAACGTCTATTGTTATTAAAGGTGTCAATAACGAATTTTCATCAATTCCAGGCGTAGTTGAAGATATAATGCAAATTGTTTTAAACATTAAACAAATTGTTATTAAAAATAGAACAAATACAGCTGGAAAAATGAGATTGTCAGTTTCTTCTCCGAAAACGGTAACAGTTGCTGATATAACTTGTGACGAACATCTTGAAATTGTGAACAAAGATCATGTTCTAGCTCACACATCTCAAGGCGGCGTTCTTGAAATTGAATTTACTGTAGAATCTGGAAGAGGTTATCAAGTTGCTCAATGGCCAATCGGTCAATCTTTGCAAGAAGATGGACGTATTTATCTTGACGCAATGTTTTCTCCTGTACGAAATGTAACATGTAATGTTGACAAAACTCGTGTTGGTAAAGACATTGATTTTGATAAAATGACACTTGAAGTTACAACCAACGGCGCGATTACTCCTGTAGAAGCATTAAACTATGCTGTTTCCGTATTGCGTACACAACTTGAAAACTTTTTAGTTGGTTCTGAAATTCCATTCAATGAGATTTCTGGACAAGAAAGCACTGTTAATACTGTTGAGGTTGCTGAAATTGAAGATTTTGGTCTTAAAGGTGTTTCTCTAGAGCTTTTAATGAAACCAATTGATGAATTAGAATTTTCTGCACGAGCACATAATTGCTTAATCAATGCTGATATTCGTCGAGTTATCGATTTGGTGAATTTTACAGAAGATGAAGGTTTAAAAATTAAAAATTTTGGTAGAAAATCTCTGGACGAAGTTAAAGAAATATTACGTTCTTTAGGTTTACGTCTTGGAATGGATATCAAAGAAGAAGTTGTTGTTAAAGCATTACAAAAACAGAGCAAGTAA
- the rpsD gene encoding 30S ribosomal protein S4 has translation MMKMNAKPQADGTSPENQPAKKAFKRVSEYGKQLEEKQKVKQMYGMREKQFRRFFSLATNASQGAPGENLLNLLERRIDNVVFRLKMATSRAQARQMIVHGHIKINGRKVTSPSSFVSVNDVVSLTDRALKNSAMLEQVVDKRMSIGIKVPEWLELIKKDRAGKVLRLPVRADLQAPIEEYLIVELYSK, from the coding sequence ATGATGAAAATGAATGCAAAACCGCAAGCTGACGGAACATCTCCTGAAAATCAACCAGCTAAAAAAGCATTTAAACGTGTTTCTGAATATGGTAAGCAGCTTGAAGAAAAACAAAAAGTAAAACAAATGTACGGTATGCGCGAAAAGCAATTTCGTCGTTTTTTCTCATTAGCAACAAATGCGTCTCAAGGTGCACCTGGGGAAAACTTACTTAATTTACTTGAACGTAGAATTGATAACGTTGTTTTCCGTTTGAAAATGGCAACATCTCGTGCGCAAGCTCGTCAAATGATTGTTCATGGTCATATCAAAATTAACGGTAGAAAAGTAACATCGCCATCATCATTTGTAAGTGTAAATGATGTTGTATCTTTAACTGATCGTGCATTAAAAAATAGCGCTATGTTAGAGCAGGTTGTTGATAAACGTATGAGTATTGGAATCAAAGTTCCAGAATGGCTTGAGTTAATTAAAAAAGATCGTGCTGGTAAAGTTTTACGTCTACCAGTTCGTGCAGATTTACAAGCGCCAATTGAAGAATATTTGATTGTTGAATTATACTCTAAATAA
- the rpsK gene encoding 30S ribosomal protein S11, with protein sequence MAYKKKSKKVKRQLSSAVVHVKSTFNNTLVTITTEDGNVILSGSAGKSGFKGSRKGTPFAASQISSVLAKDMTLMGIKSVEVNLQGPGSGRDSVVRSLQGAGLNISVLRDVTPLPHNGCRPPKKRRV encoded by the coding sequence ATGGCTTACAAAAAGAAGTCCAAAAAAGTCAAACGTCAATTGAGCAGCGCTGTTGTTCACGTTAAATCAACATTTAACAATACGCTTGTTACAATTACGACTGAAGATGGAAATGTGATTTTATCAGGAAGCGCTGGAAAATCAGGATTTAAAGGATCTCGTAAAGGTACTCCTTTTGCTGCATCACAGATTTCATCAGTATTGGCAAAAGACATGACTTTAATGGGTATTAAATCTGTAGAAGTTAACTTGCAAGGTCCTGGATCAGGTCGTGATTCAGTTGTACGTTCTCTTCAAGGAGCAGGTTTAAATATTTCTGTTTTAAGAGATGTGACTCCATTACCTCATAATGGCTGTCGTCCTCCAAAAAAACGTCGTGTATAA
- the rpsM gene encoding 30S ribosomal protein S13 has translation MARISGINLPASKRIEYGLTYVYGIGLKSSRDILNNAKINFDLRVKELTDQDVAVIQKAVNEYCPTEGDLRKEVVMNIKRLQEINSFRGSRHKKGLPCRGQRTKTNARTKKGPKKAGSAVALKRKISKK, from the coding sequence ATGGCAAGAATATCAGGTATAAACCTACCTGCAAGTAAACGCATTGAATATGGGTTGACTTATGTGTATGGTATTGGATTAAAATCTTCAAGAGATATTTTAAACAATGCAAAGATTAACTTTGATCTTCGTGTTAAAGAATTAACAGATCAAGATGTTGCAGTTATTCAAAAAGCAGTGAATGAATATTGCCCAACTGAAGGTGATCTTAGAAAAGAAGTTGTGATGAATATCAAACGTCTTCAAGAGATTAACTCTTTTAGAGGATCGCGCCACAAAAAAGGTTTACCTTGTCGTGGTCAACGTACAAAAACAAACGCAAGAACAAAAAAAGGTCCTAAAAAAGCTGGTTCTGCAGTTGCATTAAAACGAAAAATATCTAAAAAATAG
- the rpmJ gene encoding 50S ribosomal protein L36, translating into MKVRTSIKKMCGDCKVVRRDRIVRIICVKDPRHKQRQG; encoded by the coding sequence ATGAAAGTAAGAACATCAATAAAAAAAATGTGCGGAGATTGTAAAGTCGTACGAAGAGATAGAATTGTACGAATTATTTGCGTAAAAGATCCTCGTCATAAGCAACGTCAGGGTTAA
- the infA gene encoding translation initiation factor IF-1 has product MSKKEDIVCIDGVVQETLPNAMFRVVIDGGHIILGHVSGKMRMNYIRILPGDKVALELSPYDLTRGRIVRRYKS; this is encoded by the coding sequence ATGAGTAAAAAAGAAGATATAGTTTGCATTGATGGCGTTGTTCAAGAAACGCTTCCAAATGCAATGTTTAGAGTTGTTATAGATGGTGGTCATATTATATTAGGACACGTTTCTGGAAAAATGCGTATGAATTATATTCGTATTTTACCAGGAGACAAAGTAGCTTTAGAGCTATCTCCTTATGATTTGACTCGTGGAAGAATTGTAAGACGATATAAAAGTTAA
- the map gene encoding type I methionyl aminopeptidase yields MIIKSKDAIFKMKTAGKLLAEMFEIIQEVIQPGTTTLMIDQWIATYLKNNQLVSQTKGYMGYQHVCCISVNQVVVHGVPSHQVILQKGDLVKVDVCAAWKGYCADMARAFIVGDVQVSAETQRFIDTGKQALQAGIDQAVVGNRLFDISYAIQQVIEQQGYGVVRDFAGHGIGKKMHEEPDVPNFGKKGTGMILRAGMTFAIEPMLTIGSYDVHVMKDGWTVETIDQSLAMHVEDTILITQNGPEILTRLQGKCV; encoded by the coding sequence ATGATAATAAAAAGCAAAGATGCTATTTTTAAGATGAAAACAGCAGGAAAGCTCCTTGCTGAAATGTTTGAAATCATTCAAGAAGTCATTCAACCAGGTACAACTACTTTGATGATTGATCAGTGGATTGCAACATATTTAAAAAATAATCAATTAGTATCTCAAACTAAAGGTTATATGGGGTATCAACATGTTTGTTGTATCTCAGTAAATCAAGTTGTTGTTCATGGAGTTCCTTCACATCAAGTTATTTTACAAAAAGGTGATTTGGTAAAAGTCGATGTTTGTGCAGCATGGAAAGGTTATTGTGCTGACATGGCTCGAGCTTTTATTGTGGGGGATGTTCAAGTGTCTGCAGAAACTCAACGTTTTATAGATACTGGAAAACAAGCATTACAAGCAGGAATTGACCAAGCTGTTGTAGGCAATAGATTATTTGATATATCATACGCAATACAGCAAGTAATTGAACAACAGGGATATGGTGTTGTTCGTGATTTTGCAGGTCATGGTATTGGTAAGAAAATGCATGAAGAACCAGACGTTCCTAATTTTGGTAAAAAAGGAACTGGTATGATTCTGAGAGCTGGCATGACATTTGCAATTGAACCAATGTTGACCATAGGCAGCTATGATGTTCATGTTATGAAAGATGGATGGACTGTGGAAACAATAGATCAAAGTCTAGCAATGCATGTTGAAGATACGATATTAATTACACAAAATGGTCCAGAAATTTTAACAAGATTACAAGGCAAATGCGTATGA
- a CDS encoding adenylate kinase family protein: MRKKAVIFLGPPGAGKGTVSALCEKEFNWKHLSTGNVCREHIQNKTDLGQEIALLIQSGNLVPDQIIMQMIEMWIVTHQSNLNGIIFDGTPRTVEQSVFVDKMLQVQFHDFETFVINFQVNPDILMDRILSRIVCSNKSCQQVYSTDAKSGLQPKEVMKCDKCDSFLSHRTDDSRETLKNRLDVYYQHEKDMLQYYKNKGVQILVINAEESIDQVFNNISKLSNS; encoded by the coding sequence ATGAGAAAGAAGGCAGTTATATTTCTAGGGCCACCAGGAGCAGGAAAAGGCACTGTTTCTGCTCTATGTGAAAAAGAATTTAATTGGAAGCATTTATCAACTGGAAATGTTTGTCGTGAACACATCCAGAATAAAACAGATTTGGGACAAGAGATCGCTTTGTTAATTCAAAGCGGTAATCTTGTTCCCGATCAAATAATTATGCAAATGATAGAAATGTGGATTGTAACTCATCAATCTAATTTAAATGGCATAATATTTGATGGTACACCTCGCACGGTAGAACAATCTGTTTTTGTTGATAAAATGTTACAAGTGCAATTTCATGATTTTGAAACATTCGTAATTAATTTTCAAGTTAATCCAGATATTTTAATGGATAGAATTTTATCTCGTATTGTATGTAGTAACAAATCTTGTCAACAAGTTTATTCAACAGATGCCAAGAGTGGGCTACAGCCAAAAGAAGTCATGAAATGTGATAAATGTGATAGTTTCTTGAGTCATCGAACTGATGATTCAAGAGAGACTTTAAAAAATCGTCTAGATGTCTATTATCAACATGAAAAAGATATGTTACAATATTATAAGAATAAGGGTGTGCAGATTCTTGTAATTAATGCAGAAGAGTCTATAGATCAAGTTTTTAATAATATTAGTAAACTTTCGAATAGTTAA
- the secY gene encoding preprotein translocase subunit SecY, whose amino-acid sequence MVLLKSFRNIFVVSELRKKIFFMLGVLIINRLGTYIPVIGVNVPMLSDLMQQKSGVGGLLSYFDIFSGGALSRCTVFALGISPYITASIMLQILGMTIPSFEQLLKEGEYGRKIINQYTRYLTLALSVAYSFSYAIFLEANNLVLVPGWSFRILFVLTLTAGAMLVMWMGDQISLHGIGNGSSVLIFAGIVSQYPTHALKLMHMVQQGHVHIIFALAVLLAYILITAGIVYLEKADRKIPVHYARRMVGNKVYGGQSTYIPFKINSAGIMPVIFAGTVLRVPLILAGMLSAYFPSLQMMLQTGFYSGPLFYVVEFLLIIMFSFFYTALFVNPVELAENIRKGGGFVPGLRPGKQTADYFNYTLTRVGLVGAIYLATLSVLPAILQFVFHIPFEESGTSMLIVVGVALELSNQIESYLIERRYEGFLRNGRSKGGAVRS is encoded by the coding sequence GTGGTTTTATTGAAAAGCTTTCGCAACATTTTTGTTGTTTCAGAATTGAGAAAAAAAATATTTTTCATGCTGGGAGTTTTGATTATTAATCGTTTAGGAACATACATTCCAGTTATTGGTGTGAACGTTCCTATGCTGTCAGATTTAATGCAACAAAAATCAGGGGTTGGTGGTTTGTTGAGTTATTTTGACATTTTCTCAGGAGGCGCATTAAGTCGTTGTACTGTTTTTGCTTTAGGTATTTCACCTTACATAACAGCTTCGATTATGTTGCAAATTTTGGGAATGACAATACCTTCATTTGAGCAACTGCTCAAAGAAGGCGAATATGGTCGAAAAATTATTAATCAATATACGCGATATTTAACACTCGCACTGAGTGTTGCGTATAGTTTTTCGTACGCGATCTTCTTAGAAGCAAATAATTTAGTTCTGGTTCCGGGGTGGAGCTTTAGAATACTATTTGTTCTTACATTGACTGCAGGCGCAATGCTTGTTATGTGGATGGGTGATCAAATATCTCTACACGGAATTGGAAATGGAAGTTCTGTACTTATATTTGCAGGTATTGTATCTCAATACCCGACTCATGCATTAAAACTTATGCATATGGTTCAACAAGGCCATGTTCATATTATTTTTGCATTAGCTGTTTTACTTGCATACATATTAATTACTGCAGGAATTGTTTATTTAGAAAAAGCTGACCGTAAAATACCTGTACATTATGCACGTAGAATGGTTGGAAATAAAGTATATGGTGGTCAAAGCACTTATATACCTTTCAAAATAAATAGTGCAGGAATTATGCCAGTAATATTTGCAGGAACTGTTTTGCGAGTACCGTTAATTCTTGCAGGAATGCTTTCAGCGTACTTTCCATCATTGCAAATGATGCTTCAAACTGGGTTTTATAGTGGACCATTATTTTATGTTGTAGAGTTTCTTTTAATTATTATGTTCTCATTTTTCTATACAGCATTGTTTGTTAATCCTGTTGAACTTGCTGAAAATATTAGAAAAGGTGGTGGCTTTGTTCCTGGATTACGTCCTGGAAAGCAGACTGCAGATTATTTTAATTATACATTAACTCGAGTCGGTTTAGTTGGTGCAATTTATCTTGCAACATTATCAGTTTTACCGGCAATATTACAATTTGTATTCCACATTCCGTTTGAAGAATCAGGAACATCAATGCTGATTGTAGTTGGGGTTGCATTAGAATTATCAAATCAAATTGAATCATATTTAATTGAACGTCGTTATGAAGGCTTCCTTCGTAATGGTCGATCAAAGGGTGGGGCTGTACGTTCATGA
- the rplO gene encoding 50S ribosomal protein L15, protein MLQLNSLVGLTKKRKRVGRGGSRGGTSGKGGKGQNARSGGGVRASFEGGQMPLSRRLPKRGFSNALFATKIDIVTIRQIEAAFNDGDVVTKAMLIEKRLLKKGWLLKVLATGDLSKKVTIEADAFSNGAIEAITRVGGEAKIIQGR, encoded by the coding sequence ATGTTGCAGCTCAATAGTTTAGTTGGTCTTACAAAAAAAAGAAAACGTGTTGGTAGAGGCGGAAGCCGTGGCGGAACATCTGGAAAAGGTGGTAAAGGTCAAAATGCTCGTTCAGGCGGAGGCGTAAGAGCTTCTTTTGAAGGCGGACAAATGCCTTTATCTCGTCGTTTACCAAAACGAGGATTTAGCAACGCTTTATTTGCTACCAAAATTGATATTGTTACGATTCGTCAAATTGAAGCAGCTTTCAATGATGGTGATGTTGTAACAAAAGCAATGTTGATTGAAAAAAGATTGCTTAAAAAAGGTTGGTTGCTGAAAGTTTTAGCAACAGGTGATTTATCTAAAAAAGTGACGATTGAAGCTGATGCATTCAGTAATGGTGCAATAGAAGCAATCACAAGAGTAGGCGGTGAGGCGAAGATCATACAAGGGAGATAA